One Aquarana catesbeiana isolate 2022-GZ linkage group LG06, ASM4218655v1, whole genome shotgun sequence genomic region harbors:
- the LOC141147617 gene encoding LOW QUALITY PROTEIN: lupus La protein homolog B-like (The sequence of the model RefSeq protein was modified relative to this genomic sequence to represent the inferred CDS: inserted 1 base in 1 codon) translates to MAENGDKEQVSDLDTKISQQVEYYFGDHNLPRDKFLKEQISLDDGWVPLEIMIKFNRLSKLTTDFGIILGALKKSKTGLLEIDEEKSKIRRDPSKPLPEVTEEYKNAIKNRSVYIKGFQLDTSLDEIKGWLENKGPIENIQMRRALDKTFKGSIFIVFETEDAAKEFLENRDLKFKDSDMIILSKEEYFAKKNKERKQKQSESKAKHKQEKADAQKQAEDAEMKTLEEQTGCLLKFSGTLDNMTSREDIHALFQAHGEIKWIDFSRGXKEGIILFKSNAKEALEKAKAANKNNLQLKEKDVTWDLLEGDVEKAALKKIMEDQQESYNKWKGKGGRKFKGKGRGGKGNDGSSRKKIQFQGKKKKFESSDEEDTEEGTGDARNGSPKKRQLEEKSSEGPVPKQQKTAEDE, encoded by the exons ATGGCAGAAAATGGTGATAAAGAACAAGTGTCTGATCTGGACACAAAGATCTCTCAGCAGGTTGAGTACTATTTTGGTGACCATAACCTTCCACGAGACAAATTCCTAAAGGAACAGATTTCCCTTGATGATGGCTGGGTGCCTCTGGAAATTATGATCAAGTTTAACAGGTTAAGCAAATTGACGACTGATTTTGGAATCATTTTGGGGGCACTTAAAAAATCTAAGACAGGCCTGCTGGAAATTGATGAAGAAAAATCCAAAATTAGAAGAGATCCCAGCAAACCTTTGCCAGAGGTCACAGAAGAGTACAAAAACGCAATCAAGAATAGATCGGTTTACATTAAAGGCTTTCAGCTGGACACATCCCTGGATGAAATTAAGGGATGGTTGGAAAACAAGGGTCCCATTGAGAACATCCAAATGAGGCGAGCACTCGATAAGACCTTCAAGGGCTCAATCTTTATTGTATTTGAAACTGAAGATGCTGCCAAGGAATTCTTAGAGAATAGAGACCTTAAATTTAAAGACTCTGATATGATCATATTATCCAAGGAagaatattttgcaaagaagaacaaAGAAAGGAAGCAGAAGCAGTCAGAGTCAAAAGCGAAGCACAAGCAGGAGAAGGCAGATGCCCAGAAACAAGCCGAAGATGCTGAAATGAAAACCTTGGAAGAACAGACTGGCTGCCTCTTAAAATTCTCAGGAACCTTGGACAATATGACTTCCAGAGAAGATATCCATGCCTTATTTCAAGCTCACGGTGAAATCAAGTGGATTGATTTCAGTAGGG CTAAGGAGGGAATTATCCTGTTTAAGAGTAATGCCAAGGAAGCCTTGGAGAAAGCCAAGGCGGCAAATAAAAACAACTTGCAGTTGAAAGAAAAGGATGTAACTTGGGATCTTCTAGAGGGTGATGTAGAGAAGGCTGCACTGAAGAAAATCATGGAAGACCAACAAGAAAGCTATAATAAGTGGAAAGGCAAAGGTGGTAGGAAATTTAAAGGCAAAGGAAGAGGGGGTAAAGGAAATGATGGTTCATCCAGGAAGAAAATCCAGTtccaaggaaagaaaaagaagtttGAAAGCAGTGATGAAGAGGACACAGAAGAAGGAACAGGTGATGCCAGGAATGGAAGTCCCAAGAAGAGGCAGCTGGAGGAGAAATCCTCTGAAGGGCCCGTGCCAAAGCAACAGAAGACTGCAGAAGACGAGTAA